ACCCGCATCTGGTGTAATGCTTCGGGATCTCTGTCATTGAGAACATCTTCTTCGTGCTTGAGAATTTTATCGAGGTGTTGCTCAATTGCAATATATCCCCAATCTCCCAATGTATTTGTATTATTAATGGTAGGTTTTTTCATACAATTTGTTTTTTGCTCTAAAAAGTGAGTAACAATTTAATTTTCATTAACTTAAAATTTATTCATAAAATTCAAATCACTCAAATTTTTGTAACAATATTAGCTAGTATTATACCTCAAAGCTGACGGGACAGATGAATAATAGCTGACATTTTTAAAGTTTTATTATTTATACAATTACTCTACCTGATGGTAGAAGCCAAGGTATTTATTATATGTAGTACGCTGACAGTAAGAGTCAATTAAGGAGTTTAAATAAGTGTGTTTGAAACCATATTAGTTTTTGTTGTTAGTTTAATGCCAGCATTATTTTCCATAATTGTCATCCATAAGGCAGAGATTAGAGCAAGATCAAACATTAGATCGGCTATGGAAGCAACAGCCACGACAAGATTACAGTTTAATTCACCGCTTCTTGAGGAGCAATATGTTCAAGGTGTAGGTTTTTTAATAGGTGACATTTCTTGCCAATATAATGCACGTTCCGCCTACATCCGTTGTGCTATTAATCCCACTGGGCC
Above is a window of Oculatellaceae cyanobacterium DNA encoding:
- a CDS encoding DUF6464 family protein, which gives rise to MFETILVFVVSLMPALFSIIVIHKAEIRARSNIRSAMEATATTRLQFNSPLLEEQYVQGVGFLIGDISCQYNARSAYIRCAINPTGPCKECRYYEMHESA